A region of the candidate division WOR-3 bacterium genome:
TTACTTCGATTGGCTAACAGCAGCGGTCAGGCAACTAGAAGCAAAGGAACGAGCTTGCCCGTAAGGAGACAGGTTGCCCGGCTGCGCGACCCCGACCCGCAGGCGCGCACCAAGGCAATTGAGGACTTGCGCCGGCTGGGCTCGGCTGAGGCTGCAGGCGCGCTGGTGCTCGTTCTTGACGACCCAGAGCCGGAAGTCAGGGAACACGCCATCGAGGCGCTGGCTGGGCTCGGCAAGGTCGCTGTTGGACCGGTGCTACAATATCTTAGGTCCTGGCAAGGTCCGGTTGACCGTCTTCTGATTCGACTTGTCGGGCAACTGGCTGTTCCTGAGGCAATCGGTATCCTCAACCAATATCTGGCCGAACGCGACCCCGAAGTCAGAGCTGAAGTTGCCCGCGCCCTGGGCCGAGTCGGTACGCCGGACGCAGTCCCCGGCCTATTGGAACTACTGCGCGACCTTTCAGGCCAGGTGAGAACCGCTGCAGCCCGGGCCCTCGGTGAGCTTAGGGAGCCATCTGCAGTGAACCCGCTGCTCGACGAGCTTCGGGACGATGACCCTGCTGTCAGGGCAGTTGCGTCCTGGGCGCTTGGCCGCATTGGTAGCCGTCAGGCGGTCGAGGCACTCAGCCGTATTGCAGCAGAGGACATGAGCCCAGAAGCACGCCGGAGCGCAGAAGAGGCACTGCTTTCCATCGGTGCCCACACCATTGAACCGTTGCTGCGACTGCTCGACAGCGACGACCTGTCTGACCGGATTAGAGCCATGACGTCACTCTTGGCCGAAGGCCGGGCCGCGGTGCCGGCGCTCAAGAAACTGTTGGGACATTCCAGCCCGACGGTCCGTTGCGCGGTTGCTGATGTCCTTGGTGTCATCGGAGACCCTGGTGCAATTGACTCGCTCGGCCGCTGCCTTGAAGACCGCGAAGCAAGCGTCAGACTCACGGCTGCAAATGCGCTCAGTCGAATTCGGCATGTTCGCTCGGCTGAATGTCTGGTTCACGCTCTCGAAGAC
Encoded here:
- a CDS encoding HEAT repeat domain-containing protein, translated to MPVRRQVARLRDPDPQARTKAIEDLRRLGSAEAAGALVLVLDDPEPEVREHAIEALAGLGKVAVGPVLQYLRSWQGPVDRLLIRLVGQLAVPEAIGILNQYLAERDPEVRAEVARALGRVGTPDAVPGLLELLRDLSGQVRTAAARALGELREPSAVNPLLDELRDDDPAVRAVASWALGRIGSRQAVEALSRIAAEDMSPEARRSAEEALLSIGAHTIEPLLRLLDSDDLSDRIRAMTSLLAEGRAAVPALKKLLGHSSPTVRCAVADVLGVIGDPGAIDSLGRCLEDREASVRLTAANALSRIRHVRSAECLVHALEDPDPKVVGIAADGLERLGEQALDPLVRLLASERTEVRIRATDVLGRLRYRGACEKLLQGLTHPTAWVRIVSAQALGEIGESRVVPALLALLADRDAVVRAIVAEALGKLRDHRATMPLLALLSDPSDLVRTNALRSLGRIGNPAALPFLLEALDSDLIEAQVAAIEGLVAMRAVETVSRLRKLGRPWPLSRKPHAVRRAARWAVRRLGAIAAEPGTELQTSSEESEADFQQGHRPSDSW